A genome region from Bombus terrestris chromosome 10, iyBomTerr1.2, whole genome shotgun sequence includes the following:
- the LOC100648793 gene encoding ATP-dependent 6-phosphofructokinase isoform X3: MAEEIAAQRFIKPGSHKGKGLAVFTSGGDSQGMNAAVRAVVRMGIYLGCKVFFINEGYQGMVDGGSNIVEANWSSVSCIIHRGGTVIGSARCKDFRERAGRRKAAKNLVTRGIANLVVIGGDGSLTGANLFKEEWSDLLKELAEAGEITSEQAEKYQHLHIAGMVGSIDNDFCGTDMTIGTDSALHRIIESIDAIVSTAYSHQRTFIMEVMGRHCGYLALVAAICSEADYVFIPEWPPEQDWPNKLCKKLLQERLTGQRLNIIIVAEGAIDRNGQPITAEKVHKVVVDKLQQDTRITVLGHVQRGGNPSAFDRVLGCRMGAEAVMALMEAKPDTEACVVTLDGNQAVRLPLMECVRRTKAVAQAMADKNWDLAVQLRGKGFARNLDTYKMLTRLKAPVDHDPSKESNGPILKKQHYTLGVMHIGSPSCGMNAAVRSFVRNCIYRGDKVYGICDGIMGLMAGKFKLMDWPSVTGWVAQGGAYLGTKRAPPKEEQLPQIAQRLKEYGIQALLIIGGFEGYQTGLTFFKARDKYEEFRIPIAMIPATISNNVPGTEFSLGCDTALNEITEICDRIRQSAQGTKRRVFIIETMGGYCGYLATVAGLAGGADAAYIFEEKFNIKDLNQDVIAMAAKMSEGVQRGLILRNENANLNYNTDFMQRLFSEEGKGLFSCRMNIIGHMQQGGSPTPFDRNLGTKMGSKAVEWFTEQLKKYSSDGSKVTTMDADSAVMIGIVRRQYRFTPFTELIEVTDFEHRIPTYQWWMKLRPLLKVLAKHESTYEEEGLYITVEEMDLDNDPLV, from the exons ATGGCAGAAGAAATAGCAGCACAGAGGTTTATAAAACCTGGTAGTCATAAAGGTAAAGGCCTTGCAGTCTTTACTAGCGGAGGTGACTCTCAAG GAATGAATGCTGCAGTCCGAGCAGTTGTCAGAATGGGTATTTACCTAGGTTGTAAAGTTTTTTTCATCAATGAAGGCTATCAGGGTATGGTGGATGGTGGGAGTAACATTGTAGAAGCTAATTGGTCATCTGTCTCTTGTATCATTCATAGA GGTGGTACAGTAATAGGATCTGCTCGTTGCAAAGATTTTAGGGAACGTGCTGGTCGTAGGAAAGCTGCAAAAAATTTAGTAACTCGTGGAATAGCTAACTTGGTTGTAATAGGTGGTGATGGTTCCCTTACTGgtgcaaatttatttaaagaggAATGGTCAGATCTATTAAAAGAATTAGCTGAAGCAG GTGAAATTACTTCAGAACAGGCAGAAAAATACCAACATTTACATATTGCTGGTATGGTAGGTTCTATCGATAATGATTTTTGTGGGACAGACATGACTATTGGTACCGATTCAGCATTACATCGTATTATTGAGAGTATTGATGCTATTGTTAGTACTGCATATTCTCATCAAAGAACATTCATAATGGAAGTCATGGGTCGACATTGCGG TTACCTGGCTCTAGTGGCAGCCATATGTTCCGAAGCTGATTATGTGTTCATCCCAGAGTGGCCACCTGAACAGGATTGGCCAAACAAGCTGTGCAAAAAGCTATTACAG gAAAGACTCACAGGACAACGACTTAACATTATTATTGTGGCAGAAGGCGCAATAGATAGAAACGGCCAACCAATTACTGCTGAGAAGGTTCATAAAGTTGTTGTAGACAAACTGCAACAAGATACAAGGATTACAGTTCTTGGTCATGTTCAAAGAGGTGGTAATCCATCAGCTTTTGATAGAGTACTG gGTTGTCGAATGGGAGCAGAAGCAGTAATGGCATTGATGGAAGCGAAACCAGACACTGAAGCATGTGTTGTTACACTGGATGGTAATCAAGCTGTTAGATTACCTCTTATGGAGTGCGTTCGTCGTACTAAAGCAGTAGCACAAGCTATGGCTGATAAAAATTGGGATCTTGCTGTTCAACTTCGTGGAAA ggGATTTGCTCGTAATTTGGATACATATAAAATGTTAACCCGTTTGAAAGCACCTGTAGATCATGACCCTAGTAAG GAAAGTAATGGCCCGATATTAAAAAAG CAACACTATACGTTAGGTGTGATGCATATTGGTTCACCTTCTTGTGGTATGAATGCTGCGGTGCGTTCTTTCGTTCGGAACTGTATATATCGAGGTGATAAG GTATATGGTATTTGCGACGGAATAATGGGCCTTATGgctggaaaatttaaattgatGGATTGGCCTTCTGTCACTGGTTGGGTAGCACAAGGTGGTGCTTATTTAGGAACTAAACGTGCTCCACCCAAAGAGGAGCAGTTGCCTCAAATTGCCCAGAGACTTAAAGAATACGGAATTCAAGCTTTGCTCATCATAGGAGGGTTTGAG GGTTATCAAACAGGACTTACCTTTTTCAAAGCTAGGGACAAGTATGAAGAATTTCGAATTCCTATTGCTATGATTCCGGCAACTATTAGCAATAACGTTCCAGGAACCGAGTTTTCATTAGGTTGTGACACAGCTTTAAATGAAATTACAGAG ATCTGTGATCGAATTCGTCAATCGGCACAAGGTACAAAGCGTCGAgtatttattattgaaactaTGGGTGGATACTGCGGTTATTTAGCTACGGTCGCTGGATTAGCCGGAGGTGCTGACGCAGCATATATTTTCGAAGAGAAGTTTAATATTAAAGACTTAAATCAAGATGTCATTGCGATGGCAGCAAAAATGTCTGAAGGTGTACAGAGAGGTCTTATTTTGAGAAATGAAAATGCTAACTTGAATTATAATACAGATTTTATGCAGAGACTTTTTAGCGAAGAAGGAAAGGGTCTATTCAGCTGTAGAATGAACATTATTG GTCACATGCAACAAGGTGGTTCACCGACTCCATTTGATCGCAATTTGGGTACAAAAATGGGGTCTAAGGCAGTTGAGTGGTTTACcgaacaattaaaaaaatatagtagTGATGGCAGTAAGGTAACGACGATGGATGCTGATAGTGCCGTTATGATTGGTATTGTGCGAAGACAGTATAGATTTACGCCGTTTACAGAACTTATTGAAGTTACGGATTTCGA ACACCGCATTCCGACATATCAGTGGTGGATGAAATTGCGGCCATTACTCAAAGTTTTAGCAAAACATGAGTCTACATATGAGGAAGAAGGACTTTATATCACTGTAGAAGAAATGGATCTTGATAACGATCCTCTTGTATAA